The Henckelia pumila isolate YLH828 chromosome 2, ASM3356847v2, whole genome shotgun sequence genome includes a window with the following:
- the LOC140883633 gene encoding sterol carrier protein 2, whose translation MAGSTNLKSDAIMEQMKLHISTDAGKQLKEKIGLVYQINIAPKKIGFNEKSFVVDLKKGEVKEGPYEDGKPDAIFSFKDDDFIKIATGKMNPQIAFMRGAMKIKGSMSAAQKFTPDIFPKPSKM comes from the exons ATGGCGGGCTCGACAAATCTCAAGTCCGACGCGATTATGGAGCAGATGAAGCTCCACATATCCACCGATGCCGGAAAACAACTCAAAGAGAAGATTGGACTCGTTTATCAGATCAATATAGCTCCCAAG AAAATTGGGTTCAATGAGAAGTCGTTCGTGGTTGATTTGAAGAAAGGGGAGGTCAAAGAAG GGCCATACGAGGATGGGAAGCCAGATGCAATATTTTCGTTTAAAGATGACGATTTTATCAAGATTGCGACTGGGAAGATGAACCCACAGATCGCTTTCATGAG GGGTGCGATGAAGATAAAGGGTAGTATGAGCGCGGCACAGAAATTTACCCCCGACATCTTCCCCAAGCCATCAAAGATGTGA